In Candidatus Accumulibacter cognatus, the genomic window ATCAAGGTCATGGTCGTCGATGACTCGGCCGTGGTACGCCGGGTCATGAGCACCATCCTGGAACGCGACCCCGGAATCCGTGTCATCGCAACGGCCCATGATCCGATCTTCGCGATCGAAAAAATGCGCCGTGACTGGCCTGACGTGCTGACGCTCGACATCGAAATGCCACGCATGGACGGCATTACCTTTCTTGGCCAACTGATGGCGGAACGACCCACGCCAGTGGTGATCTGCTCATCGCTGACCACCGCCGGGGCGGAAACGACCCTGCAGGCCCTGGCAGCCGGGGCGGTTGCGATCATCAGCAAGCCCGGCCTCGGCGTCGGAAGTTTTCTTGAAGATTCGAGCGACAATCTGATCGCGGCCATCAAGGCCGCTGCACGTGCCAACATGAGAGCCGTGCAGCATGGCGTCCGCACGTCAGTGCGCAGTCCGGCAACGCCGCGTCTAGCGATGGTACAGACGACCGAGCGCCTGGTAGCCATAGGCACGTCCACCGGCGGAACGGTTGCTCTGGAAGCCCTGCTGACAGAATTGCCGCGAGTCTCACCAGGAATCGTCATCGTCCAGCACATGCCGGAGATGTATACCGCTGCTTTTGCCGCGCGCCTGGATGGCCTCTGTGAAATCTCGGTGCAGGAAGCGAGGAACGGGCAACGTGTCCTGCCCGGTCTGGCACTGATTGCGCCCGGCGGAAAGCACATGCAACTGACGCGCAGCGGCGCGCAATACCTGGTCGAGGTAAAGGATGGACCACCGGTCAATCGCCATCGCCCGTCGGTCGATGTGCTGTTTCGATCGGTTGCCAAATATGCCGGCAAAAATGCCATGGGTGTAATCATGACCGGTATGGGCGATGACGGCGCACGTGGACTGAAGGAGATGCACGATGCCGGATCTTATACGCTGGCACAGGACGAGGCGACTTGTATCGTTTACGGCATGCCAAGGGAAGCGGTCAAACGGGGCGCGGTCGATCGCAGCTTGCCGCTTGCTGCGCTGGCAACGGCGATCATGAGCGGGCCTCCCGCTGCGCGAGCCGGGATGGCTGGGTTGTAGGAAGTGATCCACTTCTGACGTAAACTAAGCGGTCGAACCAACGGAAGGCCACGCCATGCCCCCCTCCACTCTGAAGCTGCCTAACAAGAAGCCTGTCGCTGTCGTCGGCGACACCCGGGCAGCCACCCGCAAACCGATCCGTGGCGGCTCCCAGACAGCAAAGCACACCGCGCGGCGTACCAACAGCCAATCGACAGCACCGGTTGTCCCAGGCGGCAAGCCCGGCCAGCGAACCAGTCATCCAGCGCATTTCCACAGCGAATTCCCGGGGGCAGCGGACAGCCCGATCAAGCAGCTTGCAGCCGCCCTGCCAAAGAGACAGGAAAGCGCAGTGCCCGCCCCGGAACCTCGCAGCATAGCTACCGACCGCCAGGCACCTGGCCCGGCCCGGCCCGGCCAGCAGGCGAAGAAGACCTATCCTGAACGTGGCATTGCCCGCAGTACCGGCGCACGCGCCTTTCCCCCGGCGCCGCTGCGCGCCCGCCATGACGCCGTGCGACCGGCGCTCGGCGCGCCGGTCGTTGCCGAACAAGCACCGATAAAACGACCGGCAGAGGCGCCCACTGCCGCGCCGGCAGTGACCTCCAGCACGCCGCATGGCTTGGCAAAGGAGTCGCCACGGCTGGCAAAACGGGTCAGCGAAATCGCCGCGTGCTCCCGCCGCGAAGCCGATGAATGGATCGAGAACGGCTGGGTCAGCGTAGATGGCGAGGTCATCACCCGCCTCGGGGCACGCGTCAACCCCAAAGCAAGGATCAAGATCAAGGATGCCGCCGACAAACACATCAGCGAAAGCGTCACCATCCTGTTCAACAAGCCGAGCCACCCGGTGGCTGCCGGGGCCGCAGGCGAGCGCGATGATGCCGTTGCCCTGATCCGTCTCGACAACCACTGGGCAGAAGGCGGCACCATGTTCCGCTTCCAGGCCAGGCATCTGCGCGGCCTGGCGCTGGCCGGCAAACTCGATGCCGACGAGGGCGGCCTGCTGGTGTTCACTCAGGAAGGTAGTGTCGCACGCCGCCTGACGGGGAGGGATGCAAGACTCGAGAAGGAATACCATGTCCATGTCGAAGGCGAATTGTCGTCGGTCGGCCTGGAGCGGCTCAGGCATGGCCTGTCACTGGACAAGGTCAAACTGCTGCGCGCACAGGTCTCGTGGTTGCACGAGCAAAAACTGCGTTTCGTTCTGCACGAGAGCAGAAAGCGGCAGATTCAGAGCATGTGCGAACAGGTTGGCTTGCGCGTTACCGAGATCAAACGCGTGCGCATCGGCGGCGTTTCGCTCGGCAAGCTCGCTGTCGGGCAATGGCGCTATCTGCGCGCCGATGAGCGCTTCTGAAATAGACCCAGCCGATGCCCGATAATCCCTCGCCACAGGATCTCGAAGGCTGGCTGGCCTTCATCAGCAGAGCCGAATTGCCCATCCTGCGCCAGACGGTGCGCCACCTCGACGAAGCGCGACAGCAAGCCGACCAGATCAGCGGCCGCGACATCACTGAAATCGTGCTGCAGGATCCGCTGTTGGCCATCCGCGTGCTGGCCTATATTCAGGAGGTCAGCCACGGTCGCCTGCACAGCGACATCACGAACATTGCCAGTGCGGTAATGATGCTTGGCATCGATCCGTTCTTCCGGAAGTTTGAACAGCCGCTCACCCTCGAAACAATGCTGCGCGGTCAGCGGCAAGCCCTGCTGGGCGTCCTGCAGGTGATCCTGCGAATGCAGCGCGCAGCGCGCTATGCACATGACTGGGCTTTTGCGCGGCATGACATGAATGTTGAGGAAGTCGCTCTTGCCGCGCTGCTGCACGACCTTGCAGAGAGTCTGCTGTGGTGTTTTGCCCCGGACCGCGCGATCGAGATTCGCTCCCGGCTGCAGGCTGACTGCCGGCTGAACGACACCGATGTCCAGCGGGAAGTGCTCGGGATTGCGCTGGCCGATCTGCAATTGGCACTCTGTAGAGCCTGGCACCTGCCCGAACTGCTGACGACCTTGATGGATAGCGGCAATGCCGCTCTGTCCAGGGTTCAGAACGTGCAACTAGCGGTCAATCTTGCCCGCCACTCGACCGAGGGCTGGAATCATCCGGCGATCCCGGACGACCTCAACGCCGTCCAGAGTCTGTTGCACATCAGTCGCGAGAAGCTGCTCAACCGCCTGCAACTGCCGACGGAAGTCCTGCCCAGGTTTCTCGGCGAGGGCTAGGTCATTTCGGAAAAAGGGGGCTCGGACAAACGCTTCATTTTTACTGGCTGTAATGGTTGAGCGGGTCGGCGGGCGGGGCGGGCCTTCGGCGGCAGTCAGGGGACGAGATCAGCAGGTTACTGGTGGATCGGCCTCGGGAGCCTCGACGATTCGTCAGCGTGTTGCCCATAGCGCAGCACGACTGCGAGGTGATGGCCGGCAACTAGCGCTGCTGCGGTATAGTGCCCGCCTCATTCCGCTTGGCGATATGCCCCCATGTTACGTGTGCAACTCTTTGCCGTTATCTTCATCGAAGGATTCTGCTCGCTTGGCGCCGAGGTCATCGCGCTGCGCCAGATCATTCCGCACATGGGCAGTTCGATCGTCGTCACCGCGCCGACCATCGCGTTCTTTCTGCTCGCGTTGGCGCTTGGCTATCATGCTGGCGCGAAAATCGCCGAGGACTATCTCGAAGTTGTCGCCAGGAACTTCCTGATCGCGGCGCTGCTGATCGGCATCGGTCTGGCGGGAGTCGGCGTTGATCTGATCTTCGCTTCGCTGCGGCCACCCGAAATTGCCTATCTGGCGCTTGTCACCGGCGTACTCTGCCCGATCGCCTGGCTGCTCGGGCAGACCGTGCCGATCCTCAGCAACCTGCTGCAGCACCAACGCGTCGGCGAGGCCAGCGGCCAGGCGTTGTACTACTCGACGCTCGGATCTTTCCTGGGTTCGCTGTCGCTGTCGCTGCTGGTCATGCAATGGCTCGGCGTTTCCGCAGCCATCGCGCTCTGCGCGCTGTTGCTGGTCGTTGGCTACGCGCTGCTGCGTGGCCGCAGTTGGACGACGGCAGTGTCCGGCCTCGCCGTCGCTGCGCTGGTGCTGGCCGCCAACGCCTGGCTGCGCCCGCAGATCGAGACTGCCTACGCCAGCTATCTGGTGATGCCGGTCCAGTACGAGGGCGCGATCAACGGGCGCGCCCTGAAAAACAATAGCTCATTCGCCTCATTGATCGACGAGGCCGAACCGCCGCACTATGCCCGCTATATCCGGCATATCCGCAGCTTCCTGCTCGACGATATGGGCTTCCGCGACCGCCGGATCCTGGTTCTCGGCGCCGGCGGTTTCACGCTCTCGCATCGTGAGACGAGCAACCACTACACCTATGTCGATATCGATCCGGCGGTGCGCACCATTGCCGAGACCCATTTCCTCCGCGATACGGCAAACGGAGAGTTCATCGCCGATGACGCCCGCCGCTTCGTGGTCCGTACCGGGCAGCGCTTTGCGGCGGTGCTGCTCGATGTCTATGGCTCGCATACCTCGATCCCCGGCCACCTCGTCACCCGTGAATTCTGGCAGGCGACGCGCCGGGTGCTCGAAGCCGACGGCGTGTTGATTGCCAACCTGATTCTCGACAGCGCCCTCGCCACGCCCTATTCGCGCAACCTGCTGGCGACCATCGAGAGCATTTACGGCCGCTGCGCCGTCGAAGTGCTGCAGAAGCGACAGCAGCTTGCCAATGTAGTCGTCATCTGCCGCAACGGCGAACCGCCGGAGCCCGTCAGACTCTTCGTCGACGAACGCAACAGCGCCGATTTCGACTTCGCGCGTTCGCGCTGAGCGGCCGTTGCGCGTCCATGACGAAGGCACCCTGCTTACGGACCAGCGAACGGTCCTGACTTTTTCAAGGTACCCCGATCATGAAAGTCATGACCCTTTCCCCTTTCACACGAGTGGGAGATGAATGCAGACACAATCCTTGCTGTGGCGAGCGTTGCCTCCGCCACAGATTTTAGTGGAATGAATCCTGTCGAGGTGGCAGAATGGGATCCCCATCGTCGATTCTCAAAGGAAGCACCATGTACGCCAATCCTGTACGTTCGATCTGCATGGTACTGGCCATGCTCCTGTCTGCGTTCATTGTAGCGCCCGCTGTCGCAGACAGCACCACCGAACTCGACCGAGCATCGCGAGCAGCGCTCAACAGGCTGCTGGCCAAAGTGCCTGCGGCCAGGACACTCAACGCCAAGGCCTCCGCCGTGCTAGTGTTTCCCAGCATCACTAAGGCTGGACTGGTCGTCGGCGGCCAGTACGGTGAGGGCGTTCTGTGGCGTGACGGCAAGGCCGTGGGGCGTTACAGTACCGCTGGCGCGTCGTACGGGCTGCAGGCGGGAGCACAAAAGTACGGCTACGCGATGTTCTTCATGAATGAAAAGGCGCTGCAAGCGCTTGATGCCAACGAAGGCTTCGAAGTCGGGATCGGTCCGAGCATCGTGATCATTGATGAGGGAATGGGCCAATCCCATACCACCACCACCATGCAGGACGACATCTACGCCTTCATTTTCGGTCAGAAGGGGCTGATGGCAGGGATCGGCCTGCAGGGCAACAAGATCAGCAAACTCAATCCGTGAGCGCCTGCCGCCAGAGAGCGGCGATTATCGCGAGCTGCCGAGCTGCTGCTGAAACGACGGCCCGGAGAGGCATATTCCGGGTTTCCGCCACCGGCGATGAAGCTTTCCGGTTTAACGCTACGCCCTGGCTGGATCGAGGCACGGAGCAAGTTCGGCCTCATCACACCAGTCCAGGCCCGAGCTTCGAAATTTTTTCCGCATGGCCTTGCAGGTCAGGGCGCGCTCATCTTCTACCCCATTTCTTTCGCACTAAGATTACGTTAAGGATGTCGCGATAGGATGGCGTCCGTGTTTGCAGTTCCGGTCAAAGCACCGGGCTCGCAGGCCGAAGTTGCTTTTTTCGCCAATCTCCATTCGCCATGAAAGACCGATCAGATGAACAAGCCTCGCGCATTTACCGCCGCCGCCCTGCTGGCCATCACCACCAGCTTTGCTAGCAGCACTTTCGCTGCTGACAGCAAGACCGCCGCCCCGGCACCAGCTGCCGCCACTGCCACAGCGCAGGAAATCAGCAAGGAACAGGCGGTCGAAATGGCCCTCAGGGCGCACCCTGGCACGGTCACCAAGGCCTATGAAGACACCAAGAAGGGCAAGAAGACTTGGGAAGTCAAGATCAATGGCAACGACGGCAAGAAGTGGGAAGTCCACTACGAAATCAAGACCGGCGCTCTGGTTTCCGAAGAAGGCAAGTAAGCAGCAGCTCTTCGTCAGTGAGCTGATCCACACACGCGCTTTCTTGTTGTTGGCAGGGAAGCGCTGTCAAAAACCGTCCACTCAATATCATGGGCACGTCAACCGATTCGACTGAAATCCCTGTCTGGGACCCGCTGCTTCGCCTGTTTCACTGGACACTGCTACTCAGTTTCTGCACGGCTTATCTTTCGGAGGGCGAGCTGTTCGAAGGTCTCCAGGAC contains:
- a CDS encoding chemotaxis response regulator protein-glutamate methylesterase is translated as MAREIKVMVVDDSAVVRRVMSTILERDPGIRVIATAHDPIFAIEKMRRDWPDVLTLDIEMPRMDGITFLGQLMAERPTPVVICSSLTTAGAETTLQALAAGAVAIISKPGLGVGSFLEDSSDNLIAAIKAAARANMRAVQHGVRTSVRSPATPRLAMVQTTERLVAIGTSTGGTVALEALLTELPRVSPGIVIVQHMPEMYTAAFAARLDGLCEISVQEARNGQRVLPGLALIAPGGKHMQLTRSGAQYLVEVKDGPPVNRHRPSVDVLFRSVAKYAGKNAMGVIMTGMGDDGARGLKEMHDAGSYTLAQDEATCIVYGMPREAVKRGAVDRSLPLAALATAIMSGPPAARAGMAGL
- a CDS encoding pseudouridine synthase: MPPSTLKLPNKKPVAVVGDTRAATRKPIRGGSQTAKHTARRTNSQSTAPVVPGGKPGQRTSHPAHFHSEFPGAADSPIKQLAAALPKRQESAVPAPEPRSIATDRQAPGPARPGQQAKKTYPERGIARSTGARAFPPAPLRARHDAVRPALGAPVVAEQAPIKRPAEAPTAAPAVTSSTPHGLAKESPRLAKRVSEIAACSRREADEWIENGWVSVDGEVITRLGARVNPKARIKIKDAADKHISESVTILFNKPSHPVAAGAAGERDDAVALIRLDNHWAEGGTMFRFQARHLRGLALAGKLDADEGGLLVFTQEGSVARRLTGRDARLEKEYHVHVEGELSSVGLERLRHGLSLDKVKLLRAQVSWLHEQKLRFVLHESRKRQIQSMCEQVGLRVTEIKRVRIGGVSLGKLAVGQWRYLRADERF
- a CDS encoding HDOD domain-containing protein, encoding MPDNPSPQDLEGWLAFISRAELPILRQTVRHLDEARQQADQISGRDITEIVLQDPLLAIRVLAYIQEVSHGRLHSDITNIASAVMMLGIDPFFRKFEQPLTLETMLRGQRQALLGVLQVILRMQRAARYAHDWAFARHDMNVEEVALAALLHDLAESLLWCFAPDRAIEIRSRLQADCRLNDTDVQREVLGIALADLQLALCRAWHLPELLTTLMDSGNAALSRVQNVQLAVNLARHSTEGWNHPAIPDDLNAVQSLLHISREKLLNRLQLPTEVLPRFLGEG
- a CDS encoding fused MFS/spermidine synthase, whose amino-acid sequence is MLRVQLFAVIFIEGFCSLGAEVIALRQIIPHMGSSIVVTAPTIAFFLLALALGYHAGAKIAEDYLEVVARNFLIAALLIGIGLAGVGVDLIFASLRPPEIAYLALVTGVLCPIAWLLGQTVPILSNLLQHQRVGEASGQALYYSTLGSFLGSLSLSLLVMQWLGVSAAIALCALLLVVGYALLRGRSWTTAVSGLAVAALVLAANAWLRPQIETAYASYLVMPVQYEGAINGRALKNNSSFASLIDEAEPPHYARYIRHIRSFLLDDMGFRDRRILVLGAGGFTLSHRETSNHYTYVDIDPAVRTIAETHFLRDTANGEFIADDARRFVVRTGQRFAAVLLDVYGSHTSIPGHLVTREFWQATRRVLEADGVLIANLILDSALATPYSRNLLATIESIYGRCAVEVLQKRQQLANVVVICRNGEPPEPVRLFVDERNSADFDFARSR
- a CDS encoding lipid-binding SYLF domain-containing protein, which produces MYANPVRSICMVLAMLLSAFIVAPAVADSTTELDRASRAALNRLLAKVPAARTLNAKASAVLVFPSITKAGLVVGGQYGEGVLWRDGKAVGRYSTAGASYGLQAGAQKYGYAMFFMNEKALQALDANEGFEVGIGPSIVIIDEGMGQSHTTTTMQDDIYAFIFGQKGLMAGIGLQGNKISKLNP
- a CDS encoding PepSY domain-containing protein, with translation MNKPRAFTAAALLAITTSFASSTFAADSKTAAPAPAAATATAQEISKEQAVEMALRAHPGTVTKAYEDTKKGKKTWEVKINGNDGKKWEVHYEIKTGALVSEEGK